A section of the Malus sylvestris chromosome 17, drMalSylv7.2, whole genome shotgun sequence genome encodes:
- the LOC126610153 gene encoding gibberellin 3-beta-dioxygenase 1-like: MPARLSDAFKSHPVNLQLKHPDFNSLHELPDSYAWTNNDDHYPSSLSSFGADDSVPVIDLSEPNAIKLTGHACKTWGVFQVTNHGIPQKLLDDIESAGKSLFSLPVEQKLKAARPPDGISGYGFARISSFFRKLMWSEGFTIVGSPVDHFRQLWPQDYEKFCNIIEEYEKEMKRLAGRLMWLMLGSLGISTEDVKWAGSKGEFKGASAALQLNSYPACPEPDRAMGLAAHTDSTLLTILYQNNTSGLQVLRDGTGWVTVPPMPGALVVNVGDLIHILSNGVYPSVLHRAVVNRTQHRLSIAYLFGPPASIQISPLSKLVGPSHPPLYRPITWNEYLGTKAKHFNKALSSVRLCAPLSSLADVNDHNSVKVV, from the exons ATGCCTGCAAGACTCTCTGATGCCTTCAAATCCCACCCTGTCAACCTCCAACTCAAACACCCAGATTTCAACTCATTACATGAATTGCCAGACTCCTATGCATGGACAAACAATGATGATCACTACCCATCTTCCCTAAGCTCATTTGGGGCAGACGATTCTGTTCCGGTCATCGATCTTTCCGAACCCAATGCTATTAAGCTCACAGGCCATGCATGTAAGACTTGGGGAGTCTTCCAAGTCACTAACCATGGCATCCCACAGAAGCTTCTTGATGACATTGAGTCCGCAGGCAAAAGCCTTTTCTCTCTGCCAGTCGAGCAGAAGCTCAAAGCCGCCCGACCGCCGGACGGCATTTCAGGCTATGGTTTTGCTCGGATATCTTCGTTTTTTAGGAAGCTCAtgtggtctgaggggttcactATTGTTGGCTCACCAGTTGACCATTTTCGCCAACTTTGGCCCCAAGATTACGAAAAATTCTG CAATATCATTGAGGAATATGAGAAGGAAATGAAAAGGCTTGCTGGGAGGCTGATGTGGCTTATGCTTGGCTCACTAGGCATATCCACGGAAGATGTAAAGTGGGCTGGCTCGAAAGGTGAATTCAAAGGTGCATCAGCTGCCTTACAATTGAATTCTTACCCGGCTTGCCCAGAGCCAGATCGGGCCATGGGTTTGGCTGCACATACGGATTCTACCCTCCTCACAATCCTCTACCAAAACAATACTAGTGGTTTGCAAGTGCTTCGAGACGGCACCGGATGGGTCACGGTTCCACCAATGCCCGGTGCTTTGGTGGTCAATGTTGGCGATCTCATCCATATATTATCTAACGGGGTGTACCCAAGTGTCCTTCATCGGGCAGTAGTTAATCGCACCCAACATCGTCTATCCATAGCTTACTTATTCGGTCCCCCGGCTAGTATCCAAATCTCACCCCTATCAAAATTAGTTGGTCCAAGTCATCCTCCTCTCTACCGGCCAATTACTTGGAATGAGTACCTTGGCACCAAAGCAAAACATTTCAATAAGGCACTTTCATCGGTCAGACTTTGTGCTCCTCTAAGTTCATTAGCAGATGTAAATGATCATAACAGCGTAAAAGTAGTCTAG